AGCCGGTGCATCTTCTTCGAGTCGGGATAGTCCTCCGTTAACGATTGATTGTAATCCACCGTTCCGCAAGTAGAGCGATGTTGCAACCACACACCCAACTTGTCTTTGTCATTCTGCAAAATACGATAACCGGCATTCCCGACCATATTCAGGTAATTGCCTATCCCGAAATCCACGTATCCCCTCGATTGGTTTTCTTCGGTTTTTTCTCCGAAACCGCCGGGAGCCAACAAGACAGCGCAAGGTTCGAGGGGAGTCGGAACCGTCCAGTCGCTATACCGTATAGATTGTTTGGTTACCGTCGGTGCTTCCACTTCGGGCAATGTATTGATTTTAGACGCATCGCGCACGATAGGTGTAAAATCTTTTTCTATGGTTACTTCCCGCCGCAACGAATCGGAACGTACCTGTGCCGACAGGAAGAATGGGAAAACCGATATGATTAAAAAAGAAAACCGTTTCATAAGCCATACATATTGTATCGTTCAACTACTCTGTTTGTCCCAGCTTGCTCAACTTCTTGTCTATCCGGGAAATAATATCGTCGTCGCTGGCCGGATAGTTATTCCGCAAACTTTGCAAATATTGACGGGCTTGGAAAGTCTCGCCCCGTTTTTCATAAATGTCGGCCATGAGCAAGAATGCCCGAGCCAACCAATAATTGTGGGGAGTACCTTTGTCGATAAAAGTATTCAGCGTCTTTTCGGCCGTATCGATCGCTTTGTTGTCGAATTGATATTGAGCCAATAAATAGGCACTTTGCGCCCCGTAAATCGAACGGGTATCTTTCGAAAGCTCCCGCCAGTCATCGGCCGCATTTTCTCCCTTTCCCGTATGGGAATAGGCATCGGCACGAGCAAATAAAATCTCTTGACGCAAATCGGGAGAAAGTTTGCTTTCGCTCAACAACTTGTCGGCAACCGTTACCACCTCGCCATATTGCCGCTTATTCCGGGCAATACGAAGCATACCCAACCGGGCGGCCTGTTTGTTCTCGCCGACAGTCGCTTTCTTCTCCAACTCCTTGAATCCGGCAAAAGCCTCGTCATAACGAGCTTTCAAATAAAGTATCTCGCACTTGCGGGCCAATGCTTCTTCGGCAAACTCGCCGTCGGGACTGTTCGTCACCACATAGTCGAACGCTGGAAGAGCTTTGTCGTAGTCTTCCGCTGCAAACGATGCTTTCCCGATATAGTAATTAGCCGGAATCAAAAACGCGCCCGACGGATAATTTCGTACATACTTCTCCAACGAAGCGATACCTTTCCCCGTCATATAAGTGCGCTCGGCTGCCATATACGACAAAGAATCCAATTCGCTCACAGGAGCCTGCTCCGACCGTCCTACGCTGTTCAGATAGTTAGCATAGGCATCGACTGCATCTTTCTCTACATATACCGATTTGAGGTCGGCGACCGCTATGCGAGCCTCCTCGCTGGTCGGATAACGCTCTATCACTTGCTGGTAAGCAGCCACCGATTCGTCTGTCTGCCCGTTATTGAAATAGACCATACCCAACTGCAAACCTCCCTTGCGGGCAATCGCGCTCTGGGGATAATCGGCGATTAACTGTTTGTAACATACGATAGCATCGTTATTCCTATTCAATATCGTATAAGCCTGTCCCTTTTCGAACCATGCGTTCGCCAGATACCCCGAACGGGGATAATCTACAATCAATTTGTCCAACAACTCTATTTTGCGTTCGTGATTCCTCTGCAATCCCGCCATGAAAGCTTTTTGAAAAAGGGCATAATCTCCGTTCGCGACATCGGTCTCTTGGGCCCGGGCATAATACTGCTCGGCATCGGCGAACCGACGGGCGTAATAATAGCAATCGCCTATCCGGGAATAGGCATCGGCAAGCATGCTTCGATTTCCTCCGGTCTGTACAGAGACATACCGGGAAAAACCGTCGAGGGCTTGCGAGAAGTTATGCTGTTTGAATTGACAGTAGGCCCAATCGTACCAAGCCAGCGAATACATTTCGCTCCGCTTGTCCTTGCTGGAAGAAAGATATGCCGAATAATTCCGGGCAGCGATGTCGTATTGTTCCCGACGATATTGGCACTCGGCGAGCCAAAACGCAGCCTTACCCCGTATATCGGTATCATAGTTTCCCACAGCGATCGCCCGGCTAAACAAACTTTCGGCATCGGCGATACGGGCATTGGTGAAAGCCTCCGTCCCCAACTGGAAAAGAATGCGCTGCTTGGCGGCGAGTATTTTCCCGTCGGGCTTCCGTATTTTATCGATAGACGCCAGTGCCGACCGATAATTACGGGTCGTCATGTAAACTTCTACCAAATAGTCGTTAATCTTGTCGGCATAGCGAGAACCGGGAAACTCGTTCAAGAAACGTTCGAACACACCCACCGAGTTATCGAAAGGCGAAGCCGTGCGATCATACAGGCAGAGCGCATAGTTGTAAAGCGCCGTTTCCCGAACCTGACGGTCGTAATTCCCTTGTGAAGCCATCTCGAACGCCATGCGGGCATTATTTTTATCTCCCGCTCGCAAATAGGCTTGCCCGATATAAAGATAAGCATTTTGAGAAAGAGCATCGTCCACGCCGGTCACACGCCCCAAATAATCGATCGTCTCGCTATCTTCTCCCCGGCGATAGGCCATGACACCCATGACATAAAGAGAAGAGCGTTCGGGTTTGCGACATCGTTGCAAATACCTTTCCAAATATTCCGTCGCCGCTTTATCGTCACCTTCTTGATAAGCGCTTTCGCCGAGCAACCGAAGAAGTTCGGTGTATAAGTCGGCATCGGAAGACGGACGGGACAACAACGCTTTACCCTCGGACAATACCTGTGCGAAACGTTTTTGCCCGAAATAAATCTGCAACATGTGCAGCCGTGCGGCATATCCGAAACTCCTGTCGTCCGCCACTTTCGAAAATCCGCTTAAAGCGGCTCTATCGTCTCCCTCGTTCATCTGTATATACGAAAGGTAGAACGTGGCTCCTGTCCGAAATCTCTCTTTCCCGATTAGAAGCTGAAACAGCGGTTTCGCCGCATCGGGATTACCGGTCTTCAACAAAGAACATGCCGTGCGATATCCCCACCGGTCCTCCTCGTCGCCGGTCAACAGACTCACATTTACCGTCTGATAGGTTTTCAAGGCTTTTGCATAATCTTGACTGTCGTAATAATAATCGGCCAATGCCAACCGAGCCTGCAAAGTATGTTTAGAATCCGGATAATTTCGCAAAAAATCCGTTAACCGCCGTACAGCCTGCGGCGAATAATTGCGGGCTTCCGAAAGAGCGATATACCAGTCGGCCGTTTCCCGCTGCTCAGGCGACAAATCGCCTTCACAAGCCTCTTTCATCACATCGGCACAACCCGCATAGTTCTTCTCTTGAAAGAGAAAGATTCCCCTATCTATCAAAGCCCTGTCATCGTTATAAGCCGGGATTCCCGGCTTAGCGGCCAAAAGCTGTCCGGTGCATACGATTCCACAAAGTATAACTATCGCCCGTTTCATGAACATCTTTATTTTGTATTAAGTTCCGAACTATCCACCCATTTAAATAATTTATCCGACGGTCGTATCTTCTCATCGATACGCATCGAGAACCGCTCGCCTTTTACCGTCTTTTGTACCGGTTTCAAATCGACTCGTATCTCTTCCACCTTGCGGATAAGCGCACCGGTCGTCGGGCCGGTGACGAGTATCTCGTCTCCCACGCTCAACGAACCGCTCTCCATGAGAAATTCGGCCACACCGAGGTTGGAAAAATACTTCACGCCCTTGCCTATATATATCTTTCGTTTCGTGGCTCCCGAGCCATAATTGTGAGTCCATTCGCCCAAGCGCTGACCCAAATAATATCCGTTCCAAAACCCTCGATTAAAGACGGTAGCGAGCCGCTCGTCCCACTGTGCGATCTTCTCGTCGGTAAAGTCGTCGTTCAAATAAGACTCGATGGCCTCGTTGTAACACGAAACGACCGTACGCACATATTCCGGTCCCCTTGCGCGACCCTCGATTTTAAATACCCGCACCCCCGAATCGATCAGTTTGTTCAGGAAATGTATCGTTTTCAAGTCCTTCGGCGACATGATGTAAGCGTTGTCCACTTCCAACTCGTTACCGGTCTCCTTGTCTTTCACTTCGTATGAACGACGACAAATCTGCATACAAGCCCCCCGATTCGCCGAAGCATTCATTTCGTGAAGGCTCAAATAACATTTGCCGGACACAGCCATGCACAATGCCCCGTGACAGAACATCTCTATACGTACCGGTTCTCCGCCCGGCCCCACGATACGATCCCGCAAAATGGCTTCGTGAATACGGGCTACCTGCTCCATATTCAACTCCCGGGCCAGCACCACCACATCGGCAAAACGGGCATAGAATCGCAACGCCTCGGTATTGGAAATATTCAGCTGGGTCGATAAATGCACCTCTACCCCTATCTCGCGGGCATAGGTCATAGCCGCCACATCGCTGGCGATAATAGCCGAGAGCCCGGCCTCCTTCGCCGCATCGATAATACGATGTAACAGAGGTATATCTTCGTCGTAGATAACGGTATTGACCGTCAGATAACTCTTTATGTGATGCTCGTTACAAATACGCACAATCTCGTGTAAATCGTCTATCGTAAAATTATTCGACGAACGGGCTCGCATATTCAGCCCCTCGATACCGAAATATACCGAATCGGCCCCTCCCTGTATGGCCGCCGTCAAAGAATCGTACGAACCCACCGGCGCCATAATTTCAAAATCGCTTCTCTTCATCATAAACAAACCGTTCTATTTCCCGGTGATTATTTTTCGTATTTCGTTTAGTTTATTCAATGCTTCTACCGGTGTAAGGTTATTGATATCGACCTGTAAAATTTCGTCCCGAACCTGTGAAAGCACAGGATCGTCCAGTTGGAAAAAACTCAACTGCATGCCACCTCTCGACGAAGCGATTTCGGCGGTAGGCTTGGCGATACCGTTCTGGCGGTTCTCCGACTCCAACTGTTTCAATATCTGGTTGGCCCGCTTGACGATGCTCTGGGGCATACCGGCCAGCTTCGCCACATGGATACCGAAACTGTGCTCGCTACCGCCACGTACCAATTTCCGCAAGAATATCACCTTGTTGTCGACCTCTTTTACCGAAACGTTATAATTGACAATGCGTTTATATGTACGCTCCATTTCGTTCAACTCGTGATAATGGGTAGCGAACAACGTTTTGGCTCGGGCTTTGGGGTGCTCGTGTATATGCTCGACAATAGCCCACGCGATAGATATACCGTCGTAAGTACTCGTTCCCCGCCCCAGCTCGTCGAACAGAACCAAACTCCGCTCCGACAGATTGTTGAGAATATCGGCGGCCTCGGTCATCTCGACCATAAAGGTAGATTCGCCGAGCGAGATATTGTCCGATGCCCCCACACGAGTGAAAATCTTGTCCACAATCCCTATCTTAGCGGCCTCGGACGGAACGAAACTTCCTATCTGAGCCATCAGAACAATCAAAGCGGTCTGGCGCAACAACGCCGATTTACCGGCCATGTTGGGTCCCGTTATCATCATGATTTGCTGCTTGTCGTTGTCGAGCTCGACACTGTTGCTGATGTAGGGTTCGCCCGGCGGCAACTGTTTCTCGATAACCGGGTGACGTCCTTCCTTGATGTCGATAACCAGCGAATCGTTTACTTCGGGACGAATATACCGGTTTTCCACGGCCGACTTCACGAACGACAACAGGCAGTCGAGCCGCGCAATGAGATTGGAATCGAGTTGTATGGCAGGAATATACTCCGTCAATGCAAGAATCAAATCATTGAACAACTGCGTTTCCAATGAAAGAATCTTCTCTTCCGCCCCCAAAATCTTCTCCTCGTATTCTTTCAACTCTTGGGTGATATAACGCTCTGCGCTCACCAACGTCTGCTTTCTGATCCAATCGGAAGGAACCTTGTCCTTGTGAGTATTGCGCACTTCGATGTAATACCCGAATACGTTGTTATACCCGATTTTCAAGCTGGGAATACCCGTTTTCTCGCTCTCGCGCTGCTGCACATGCAACAAATAGTCTTTCCCCGAATAGGAAATCTCTCGCAACTCGTCGAGTTCGTCGTTCACACCCTTGCGGATAATTCCTCCCCGATTCACCAAATTGGGCGCATCGGGATTAATTTCATGTTCGATTCGGTCCCTGATGATCGTACAGCAATTCAGTTGCTCCCCGATACGTTGCAATACAGGTTCATCGCTCTGCTCGCAAACAGCCTTGATAGGCTCTATCGCCGACAATGCCACTTTCAACTGAACCACCTCGCGAGGCGAAATACGCCCCACCGCTACTTTCGAAATGAGGCGTTCCATATCGCCTATCGTATCGAGTTGCGGATCGATAACCTCCCTAACTTCGGGGTGGCGGAAAAAGAATTCCACTCCGTTCAACCGATCCTCGATAGGCTTCACATCTTTCAACGGAAAGACAACCCACCGTTTGAGCATACGTGCCCCCATCGGGGTGACAGTCCGGTCTATCACGTCGAGCAGGCTCTTTCCCCCTTCGTTCATCGGAGAAAGCAATTCGAGACTCCGCACCGTGAATTTATCCAATCGCACATATCGCTCCTCCTCGATACGAGACAGCGATGTAATGTGCGAAATCTGCGTATGCTGTGTAATATCCAAATAATGAAGCAGAGACCCCGCGGCGATAATGGCGTTGGGCATATTGTGAATTCCGAAACCTTTGAGGTTTTTCGTCTCGAAGTGACGTAATAAGCGATCCGAAGCGGCATCCTCGGTATAAACCCAATCGTCCAACTCGAAAGTAAAAAAACGGGAACCGAAATGCTCCTCGAACAATTTCCGTTTCGTGCGTTCGAACAGCACCTCTTTCGGAGAGAAATTGCCCAACAGCTTGTCCACATAGTCGAAATCTCCCTCGGCGGTCAAGAACTCACCCGTCGATATATCGAGAAAAGCCACACCCACTTTGTTACCTTTCCCGAAATGAACACCCGCCAAGAAATTATTCTCTCGGTGATCGAGAATATTGTCGTTAATCGACACACCCGGTGTTACCAATTCCGTAATGCCGCGCTTGACCAATTTTTTTGTCAGTTTCGGGTCTTCCAGCTGTTCGCAAATAGCCACCCGTTTTCCGGCACGCACCAATTTGGGAAGGTAAGTATCGAGAGCATGATGGGGAAAACCGGCCAACTCCACATACTGGGCGGCTCCATTTGCCCGGCGAGTCAATGTAATCCCCAATATTTCCGATGCCACCAAAGCATCGTCCGAAAACGTTTCATAAAAGTCTCCCACCCTGAAAAGCAATATCGCATCGGGATGCTTGGCTTTCATCTCGATATACTGTTTCATCAGCGGAGTTTCGACAATTTCCTTGGCCACGATATATTTCTTTTATATTCGTATGAATAATCCTGTTTAAGAGAAACAAAGATAACATTTTCGACCGGAATTGTGAAATTAAAAAAATGTAAGAAACCGTTTTTATTTTTTTCTATTCCCCTCTTCATCGCTGCCACTCCCCCATTCCCCCACTCTCCCCTGTGTTTCGAAAAACAAAAAGTCAGCTCTTAAAACGACGAGTAAAATTTATGCTTCTCTATTGAAACAGCTCTCTCCCTCCTCCCGCCAGACCTTGTAACATTCGAAACATTTCGCTCCTCCCCTTACCGCGTCCCGTAGCATTACGGGGTGTTTTGCAACGCAAAATATAGCGTAGGACGGAGGGGTTAAAGAAATACCAGCAGTAAAAGCAACAGAGACAAGACTTCTCTCCCCCCCTGCTCATCGTAGATGAGATGGGACGAGTTCACCACCGACAAACTATACTTTCAGGAAAATATTTTTCCGATACAGAAAATAAAGGAAGAACCAGCAACAAGCGACATATCCTGCACGAAGGACGACCGCACCGGCAGGCTCACCGGCATATTCTCCCACCCATTGGGACATACCTCCGAACAAAAACTTATTCATGTGAGAAAATCCTACCACCTGCTGTGCCAGATAAATCGTTATCGAATTTAGTCCTATCACTCGGAAAAAGAGAGTCCACGATTTCCACCCTTTCACATCAACGATATAGTAGAACAAAGCGAATAACAAGAACGAAAGCCCTCCCACGAAACAGGTAAACGAACTGCTCCAAAGCATTTTGTTAATCGGGAATACGGTATTCCAAACCAGCCCTATGGCGACCAACACAACCCCGATTCCCGACAACAGCAAACTCTTTCTCTCTCCGCTTCCCAAGCGGGTAGAACGGACGATTTCCCCCGCATAAATTCCCAATAATGCCGTGACTATCGCCGGAAGCGTGCTCAGTAAACCTTCCGGGTCGAAATTACCGTATATCAATTTCCCCGGCAAACAATGCCGATCGATATATCCGACCAGATTCCCTTCGATAGAAAGAGGGGAAGCCCCCGCAGCATCGGGAGCCGGCACAAAAGCCAACAGCAACCAATAACCCACCAAGATAAAGACAATCAAACCATATTGTACCGACTTTTTCAAACTCATGTAAATGAAAGCCCCGAACATCCACGCCAGCCCGATACGCCCCAAAACGCTTGCCAAACGCACATCGGGGAAATTCAACTGTAAGAATCCGTTATACAAGAATCCCAGCAAAACGAGGGTGACACCCCGGCGGAAAACCCTCAGGTAAATGTGTTTGTCGCTCGATCCGCTCCCCCTTTGCTTGGCCAATGAAAACGGGAAAGATATACCTGCGATAAACAAGAACAGGGGGAATATCATATCGTGCTGGGTAAACCCGTCCCACGGGACGTGCCGCATGTGCCCCGCTATGACATCGCCCACCGCCGTCGGGTGCAAGGCATTCAAGGTGACTACCAACGGGGCGAAACCCATAATAAAAAGCATATCGAATCCCCGAAGGGTATCCAATGACAACAGACGTGTGTTTTTCTTTGTTTCCATATCCGAATTCTGTTTTTCTGTATAGTATACAAGCGACTCGGCTCGTTTATCCAATGATGCGTTACACTCCCTAATCCGCACCCACAGCGATCCCGATCGAATGTATGTCTCTGCCTATTTCGACAACAGCTTTTTTATCCGTTCCACATCGTCTTCCCATTCCGGGGGAATAATTCCCCGTTGATAGAAATCTTCGAAATCCGAGAGAAAGTCCTCTTTTAACTCTTCCTTGTATCGCAGGTATATCTCTTCCGCCTCGGCATATCGACCTTGAAGAAGAAGGGATGCCGCAAGATTTGTATAAATGGTATGATGAGTAGAATCATATTTTGATCCCTCACGGGCATACCGTTCAGCTTCTTCAAAATTGCCCTGAGCGAGAAATAAGAATGAAAGGTTATTGCACGCTCGTACTAAATACGGCTCGTACACTTGTGGATTCACTGCCGTAAGCCGTTGATAAACCTCCAAGGCAGAGAGATACATCTCCTCGCTCTCCTCATAACGTTGGATATTGTAATACAAACAGCCTAAGCTATATTGTGTCCTTGCCAAGCCCGACTCGTAGACCTGTGGATTCGCCGCTGCAAGTCGTCTATAAATTTCCATAGCAGAGAGATACATCTCCTCGCTTTCCTCATAACGTTGGGTATCTCTGTACAAATTGCCTAAATTATTTTGTGTCCTCGCCAAGCCCGGCTCGTAGACCTGTGGATTCACCGCTGCGAGTCGTCTATAAATTTCCATGGCGGAGAGGCACATCTCCTCGCTTTCCTCATAACGTTGGGTATCTCTGTACAAATTGCCTAAATTATTTTGTGTCCTCGCCAAGCCCGGCTCGTANNNNNNNNNNNNNNNNNNNNNNNNNNNNNNNNNNNNNNNNNNNNNNNNNNNNNNNNNNNNNNNNNNNNNNNNNNNNNNNNNNNNNNNNNNNNNNNNNNNNNNNNNNNNNNNNNNNNNNNNNNNNNNNNNNNNNNNNNNNNNNNNNNNNNNNNNNNNNNNNNNNNNNNNNNNNNNNNNNNNNNNNNNNNNNNNNNNNNNNNNNNNNNNNNNNNNNNNNNNNNNNNNNNNNNNNNNNNNNNNNNNNNNNNNNNNNNNNNNNNNNNNNNNNNNNNNNNNNNNNNNNNNNNNNNNNNNNNNNNNNNNNNNNNNNNNNNNNNNNNNNNNNNNNNNNNNNNNNNNNNNNNNNNNNNNNNNNNNNNNNNNNNNNNNNNNNNNNNNNNNNNNNNNNNNNNNNNNNNNNNNNNNNNNNNNNNNNNNNNNNNNNNNNNNNNNNNNNNNNNNNNNNNNNNNNNNNNNNNNNNNNNNNNNNNNNNNNNNNNNNNNNNNNNNNNNNNNNNNNNNNNNNNNNNNNNNNNNNNNNNNNNNNNNNNNNNNNNNNNNNNNNNNNNNNNNNNNNNNNNNNNNNNNNNNNNNNNNNNNNNNNNNNNNNNNNNNNNNNNNNNNNNNNNNNNNNNNNNNNNNNNNNNNNNNNNNNNNNNNNNNNNNNNNNNNNNNNNNNNNNNNNNNNNNNNNNNNNNNNNNNNNNNNNNNNNNNNNNNNNNNNNNNNNNNNNNNNNNNNNNNNNNNNNNNNNNNNNNNNNNNNNNNNNNNNNNNNNNNNNNNNNNNNNNNNNNNNNNNNNNNNNNNNNNNNNNNNNNNNNNNNNNNNNNNNNNNNNNNNNNNNNNNNNNNNNNNNNNNNNNNNNNNNNNNNNNNNNNNNNNNNNNNNNNNNNNNNNNNNNNNNNNNNNNNNNNNNNNNNNNNNNNNNNNNNNNNNNNNNNNNNNNNNNNNNNNNNNNNNNNNNNNNNNNNNNNNNNNNNNNNNNNNNNNNNNNNNNNNNNNNNNNNNNNNNNNNNNNNNNNNNNNNNNNNNNNNNNNNNNNNNNNNNNNNNNNNNNNNNNNNNNNNNNNNNNNNNNNNNNNNNNNNNNNNNNNNNNNNNNNNNNNNNNNNNNNNNNNNNNNNNNNNNNNNNNNNNNNNNNNNNNNNNNNNNNNNNNNNNNNNNNNNNNNNNNNNNNNNNNNNNNNNNNNNNNNNNNNNNNNNNNNNNNNNNNNNNNNNNNNNNNNNNNNNNNNNNNNNNNNNNNNNNNNNNNNNNNNNNNNNNNNNNNNNNNNNNNNNNNNNNNNNNNNGCCTAAATTATTTTGTGTCGTTGCCAAGCCCGGCTCGTAAACCTGTGGATTCACTACGGATAACCGTTGATAAATCTCCACGGCAGAGAGATACATCTCTTCGCTATCCTCATAACGTTGGGTATCGCTGCACAAAAGGCCTAAGTTATTTTGAACCATTGCCAAGCTCGGCTCATAGGCTTGTGGACTAATGGCCGCAAGTCGCTGGCAAATGTCTAAATTTTCTCGATAACGAGCTTCCGCCAAATCGTATCGTTTGTTTGTCTGTAAAAAACAACCATACTCAAACAAACTTTTTGCCAACTCTTCCTCCGAAAGGTTGGCTCGGATTAGCTCGATACCCTGCTCATAGGCATGGCAAGCCAATTCGAAGCGACGAGGCTCTGCATAGTCTGTCATCAAAGCCTTTGCCCGCAAAACATACTCCTCGGCCAACGATCGTGTCTTTTGAAGTCCCGCCTCGATAAGCGACCGACCGGAATCGACCAGTAGTTTTCCTTGCTCTATCTCCTTGCGGGCCTGAGCGACATCGGCGGCGATATCTTTTTCATTCAAAATCTCCACGACCCCTTTGCTGTTCCCTCGCTCGAACATCTCTATCGCCAACCGTTTGCGCTCGCTCACCGGAGTTCCGCTCCCGATCAGCTTGTTGATGGATAGAGCAAGATCGAACAGCTGGCTCTCCAATCGGTTGAGACTTTCCCGTTTCTTGTATAGTTCCGCTTGTTTCTCATCAATCATCGGTTGAAGCTCGGCGACACCGGTCGCTCTCAGTCGGGCGATCTCTGTATTCAATCGGGCAATGGACTCTTTCAACGAAAGGTATTCCGGATTTTCGGCGGCAAAAGAGAGATTGTCCAGTTCGGCTATCTTGTGGCCGTAAAGCGAAACGACTCCGTTCTCTATCTTAAAGTGGTTACCCTCGGTTACGGAAGCGTTGCCCGATACCGATGGAATGATCCGCTCCAACTGCATGACAAAATGCAACTTCATGGCATCGTCGGTGGCATAGTTGCACCAATAATGCCCCACCCGATCGAACAAATCTTCCTTGAATCGTTTCAACGCCTCGTCCTCCATTTCACCTTCTATCAAGGCACGAATATAGACAAATGTCTTAGGGTGACTCTGATTCTTCACATATTCGTCCAAGGCTTGATTGAACTCCTCTATGGTGTATTCTCCCGCTTTGCGGTGAAACATACAGATACAAATATCGCTGGCACGTACTATGCGGTTGTAATCGTCCTGAGTACGGGTTCCGGTGCAAAATGCCGAAAAATCTTCCCAACGTCTGCACCTTATGCGATATCCCCGAGGCTCGAAAATTTCGTCCAAAGAAGCCACCAACGAATGGAAACTGTTACGGTCGTTTTTCAACTCGTCGCTGGATGCCAAAAATACGGTTATGTTCTTCATATCGTTATATCTGAGTTTCACTATACTTTAATATAGGTCTGCAAGATAAACAATTTCTACCTATCTCCCCAATTCTCCCGGTCGAGATTTCGGTAATTCACCGCTTCGTTGATGTGTTGCACCTGTACCCCTTCGCTACCTTCCAAATCGGCGATGGTACGAGCCACTTTCAAAATACGGTCGTAGGCCCGTGCCGACAAGTGGAAACGGTTCATCGCATCTTTCAGCCGTTTCAATCCCGCCTCATCGGGGACAGCGAATTGGTTCAGCAGCCGGGTAGTCATTTGGGCATTGCAATGAATGCCGGGATAGTCGGCAAAGCGTGCGGCTTGAATTTCTCTTGCGGCAATGACTCGTCGACGAATCGACTCGCTCGACTCCGCCGGACGGGTGTCGGAGATTTTCTCGAACGGGACGGGAACGATCTCCACTTGTATGTCTATGCGGTCGAGCAGAGGGCCCGAAATTTTTCCCAAATAACGTTGTATCGTTCCCGGGCTGCATATACACTCTTTCTCCGGGTGGTTATAATATCCGCAAGGACAAGGATTCATCGAAGCGACCAACATCACCCCGGCGGGATATTCTATCGAGTATTTTGCACGTGCTATCGTTATCTTGCGGTCTTCGAGCGGTTGACGCATCACTTCGAGGACTTGACGTGAAAACTCGGGCAACTCGTCGAGAAAAAGCACCCCGTTGTGTGCCAATGAAATTTCACCCGGCTGGGGAAAAGTCCCGCCGCCCACCAACGCTACCGGCGATATGGTATGATGCGGCGACCGGAACGGCCGTTGCGACAACAGCGAACTACCCCTCTCCATGCGTCCGGCGACCGAATGTATCTTGGTCGTTTCGAGTGCTTCCTGCAATGTGAGAGGCGGTAGTATAGAAGGCAACCGCTTCGCCATCATCGATTTTCCGGCGCCCGGAGGCCCTATGAGTATGATGTTATGTCCGCCGGCCGCCGCTACTTCGAAAGCCCTCTTGACACTCTCCTGACCTTTGACATCGCTGAAATCCAAATCGAAATGGGTATATTCCCTGAAAAATTCCGCACGAGTATCGATTACCGTCGGTTCCAGCTCGATCTCCCCGTTCAGGAAACGAATCACCTCGGTGATATTCTCTACGCCATACACATCGAGATGATTGACTACCGCAGCCTCGCGAACATTGGCTTTGGGAATAATCAACCCCTTAAAGCCCTCCTCCCTTGCCTTGATAGCTATGGGCAACGCCCCCTTGATAGGAAGAATGGAGCCATCGAGAGACAACTCCCCCA
The sequence above is drawn from the Barnesiella intestinihominis YIT 11860 genome and encodes:
- the mutS gene encoding DNA mismatch repair protein MutS, which encodes MKQYIEMKAKHPDAILLFRVGDFYETFSDDALVASEILGITLTRRANGAAQYVELAGFPHHALDTYLPKLVRAGKRVAICEQLEDPKLTKKLVKRGITELVTPGVSINDNILDHRENNFLAGVHFGKGNKVGVAFLDISTGEFLTAEGDFDYVDKLLGNFSPKEVLFERTKRKLFEEHFGSRFFTFELDDWVYTEDAASDRLLRHFETKNLKGFGIHNMPNAIIAAGSLLHYLDITQHTQISHITSLSRIEEERYVRLDKFTVRSLELLSPMNEGGKSLLDVIDRTVTPMGARMLKRWVVFPLKDVKPIEDRLNGVEFFFRHPEVREVIDPQLDTIGDMERLISKVAVGRISPREVVQLKVALSAIEPIKAVCEQSDEPVLQRIGEQLNCCTIIRDRIEHEINPDAPNLVNRGGIIRKGVNDELDELREISYSGKDYLLHVQQRESEKTGIPSLKIGYNNVFGYYIEVRNTHKDKVPSDWIRKQTLVSAERYITQELKEYEEKILGAEEKILSLETQLFNDLILALTEYIPAIQLDSNLIARLDCLLSFVKSAVENRYIRPEVNDSLVIDIKEGRHPVIEKQLPPGEPYISNSVELDNDKQQIMMITGPNMAGKSALLRQTALIVLMAQIGSFVPSEAAKIGIVDKIFTRVGASDNISLGESTFMVEMTEAADILNNLSERSLVLFDELGRGTSTYDGISIAWAIVEHIHEHPKARAKTLFATHYHELNEMERTYKRIVNYNVSVKEVDNKVIFLRKLVRGGSEHSFGIHVAKLAGMPQSIVKRANQILKQLESENRQNGIAKPTAEIASSRGGMQLSFFQLDDPVLSQVRDEILQVDINNLTPVEALNKLNEIRKIITGK
- a CDS encoding acyltransferase family protein, translated to METKKNTRLLSLDTLRGFDMLFIMGFAPLVVTLNALHPTAVGDVIAGHMRHVPWDGFTQHDMIFPLFLFIAGISFPFSLAKQRGSGSSDKHIYLRVFRRGVTLVLLGFLYNGFLQLNFPDVRLASVLGRIGLAWMFGAFIYMSLKKSVQYGLIVFILVGYWLLLAFVPAPDAAGASPLSIEGNLVGYIDRHCLPGKLIYGNFDPEGLLSTLPAIVTALLGIYAGEIVRSTRLGSGERKSLLLSGIGVVLVAIGLVWNTVFPINKMLWSSSFTCFVGGLSFLLFALFYYIVDVKGWKSWTLFFRVIGLNSITIYLAQQVVGFSHMNKFLFGGMSQWVGEYAGEPAGAVVLRAGYVACCWFFLYFLYRKNIFLKV
- a CDS encoding tetratricopeptide repeat protein — its product is YEPGLARTQNNLGNLYRDTQRYEESEEMCLSAMEIYRRLAAVNPQVYEPGLARTQNNLGNLYRDTQRYEESEEMYLSAMEIYRRLAAANPQVYESGLARTQYSLGCLYYNIQRYEESEEMYLSALEVYQRLTAVNPQVYEPYLVRACNNLSFLFLAQGNFEEAERYAREGSKYDSTHHTIYTNLAASLLLQGRYAEAEEIYLRYKEELKEDFLSDFEDFYQRGIIPPEWEDDVERIKKLLSK
- a CDS encoding YifB family Mg chelatase-like AAA ATPase, which codes for MLVKVFGAAVQGIDALVVTIEVNCSQGIRFFMVGLPDAAVKESHERIVSAVEHNGYRFPRKQVIVNMSPADIRKEGAAYDLPLAVGILASDEKIETGKLSEYMLMGELSLDGSILPIKGALPIAIKAREEGFKGLIIPKANVREAAVVNHLDVYGVENITEVIRFLNGEIELEPTVIDTRAEFFREYTHFDLDFSDVKGQESVKRAFEVAAAGGHNIILIGPPGAGKSMMAKRLPSILPPLTLQEALETTKIHSVAGRMERGSSLLSQRPFRSPHHTISPVALVGGGTFPQPGEISLAHNGVLFLDELPEFSRQVLEVMRQPLEDRKITIARAKYSIEYPAGVMLVASMNPCPCGYYNHPEKECICSPGTIQRYLGKISGPLLDRIDIQVEIVPVPFEKISDTRPAESSESIRRRVIAAREIQAARFADYPGIHCNAQMTTRLLNQFAVPDEAGLKRLKDAMNRFHLSARAYDRILKVARTIADLEGSEGVQVQHINEAVNYRNLDRENWGDR